The following proteins are co-located in the Carassius gibelio isolate Cgi1373 ecotype wild population from Czech Republic chromosome A21, carGib1.2-hapl.c, whole genome shotgun sequence genome:
- the LOC127941794 gene encoding stomatin-like isoform X1, with product MEDGRETAAMREQKRKDRQIDRWSHTVDDTQALENTDSDIGLCGWILVLFSILLTLLTLPLSIWMCIKIVKEYERAIIFRLGRILRGGAKGPGLFFILPCTDSFINVDMRTITFDIPPQEVLTKDSVTVSVDGVVYYRVQNATLAVANITNADAATRLLAQTTLRNVLGTKNLAEILSDREEIAHSMQSTLDDATDDWGIKVERVEIKDVKLPLQLQRAMAAEAEATREARAKVIAAEGEMNASRALKEASLVIAESPSALQLRYLQTLNTIAAEKNSTIIFPLPIDMMQSFMKN from the exons ATCGGTGGAGTCACACAGTTGATGATACTCAAG CCTTGGAGAATACAGACAGTGACATTGGCTTGTGCGGTTGGATCCTGGTGCTTTTCTCCATCCTGCTCACATTGCTGACCCTGCCTCTCTCCATATGGATGTGCATTAAG ATAGTGAAGGAATATGAAAGGGCGATTATCTTTCGTCTGGGACGCATTTTACGAGGAGGAGCCAAAGGACCAG GTCTTTTCTTCATCTTGCCATGCACGGACAGCTTTATCAATGTGGATATGCGCACCATCACCTTTGATATCCCCCCTCAGGAG GTGCTGACAAAGGACTCTGTGACAGTGAGTGTAGATGGTGTAGTTTACTACCGTGTACAAAACGCAACGCTGGCAGTAGCCAACATCACCAATGCTGATGCAGCCACTCGTCTGTTGGCACAGACCACCCTGAGGAACGTGCTGGGTACAAAGAACCTGGCAGAGATCCTGTCTGACCGGGAGGAAATCGCCCACAGTATGCAG TCCACACTAGATGATGCCACAGATGACTGGGGTATTAAAGTGGAACGTGTGGAGATTAAGGATGTCAAACTGCCCCTGCAGCTCCAGAGGGCCATGGCGGCTGAGGCTGAAGCAACCAGAGAGGCCAGAGCTAAG GTGATAGCCGCAGAGGGAGAAATGAATGCATCACGGGCACTGAAGGAGGCATCTCTGGTGATCGCAGAGTCCCCCTCTGCTTTGCAGCTGCGCTACCTTCAGACCCTCAACACCATCGCAGCCGAGAAGAACTCCACCATCATTTTCCCTCTGCCCATTGACATGATGCAGTCCTTCATGAAGAACTGA
- the LOC127941794 gene encoding stomatin-like isoform X2 → MEDGRETAAMREQKRKDRQIALENTDSDIGLCGWILVLFSILLTLLTLPLSIWMCIKIVKEYERAIIFRLGRILRGGAKGPGLFFILPCTDSFINVDMRTITFDIPPQEVLTKDSVTVSVDGVVYYRVQNATLAVANITNADAATRLLAQTTLRNVLGTKNLAEILSDREEIAHSMQSTLDDATDDWGIKVERVEIKDVKLPLQLQRAMAAEAEATREARAKVIAAEGEMNASRALKEASLVIAESPSALQLRYLQTLNTIAAEKNSTIIFPLPIDMMQSFMKN, encoded by the exons CCTTGGAGAATACAGACAGTGACATTGGCTTGTGCGGTTGGATCCTGGTGCTTTTCTCCATCCTGCTCACATTGCTGACCCTGCCTCTCTCCATATGGATGTGCATTAAG ATAGTGAAGGAATATGAAAGGGCGATTATCTTTCGTCTGGGACGCATTTTACGAGGAGGAGCCAAAGGACCAG GTCTTTTCTTCATCTTGCCATGCACGGACAGCTTTATCAATGTGGATATGCGCACCATCACCTTTGATATCCCCCCTCAGGAG GTGCTGACAAAGGACTCTGTGACAGTGAGTGTAGATGGTGTAGTTTACTACCGTGTACAAAACGCAACGCTGGCAGTAGCCAACATCACCAATGCTGATGCAGCCACTCGTCTGTTGGCACAGACCACCCTGAGGAACGTGCTGGGTACAAAGAACCTGGCAGAGATCCTGTCTGACCGGGAGGAAATCGCCCACAGTATGCAG TCCACACTAGATGATGCCACAGATGACTGGGGTATTAAAGTGGAACGTGTGGAGATTAAGGATGTCAAACTGCCCCTGCAGCTCCAGAGGGCCATGGCGGCTGAGGCTGAAGCAACCAGAGAGGCCAGAGCTAAG GTGATAGCCGCAGAGGGAGAAATGAATGCATCACGGGCACTGAAGGAGGCATCTCTGGTGATCGCAGAGTCCCCCTCTGCTTTGCAGCTGCGCTACCTTCAGACCCTCAACACCATCGCAGCCGAGAAGAACTCCACCATCATTTTCCCTCTGCCCATTGACATGATGCAGTCCTTCATGAAGAACTGA